One part of the Paraburkholderia flagellata genome encodes these proteins:
- a CDS encoding DUF2905 domain-containing protein: MIRWFLTTFIAVAILSSAQPWLKKLGIGRLPGDVTLRIFGREYPLPFMSTLVLSMALSFLVRVL, encoded by the coding sequence ATGATCCGCTGGTTCCTCACCACCTTCATCGCTGTCGCGATTCTCTCCAGCGCGCAGCCGTGGCTCAAAAAGCTCGGCATCGGGCGGCTGCCAGGCGACGTCACGCTGCGCATTTTCGGCCGCGAGTATCCGCTGCCGTTCATGTCGACGCTCGTGCTTTCGATGGCGCTCTCGTTTCTCGTGCGCGTGCTCTGA
- a CDS encoding glutathione S-transferase family protein: protein MKLVIGDKNYSSWSMRPWVLLKHFGIAFEEVLIELDEPGTKSSILAFSASGKVPCLVSDDGFSVWDSLAIAETLAERFPQLALWPRDANARARARSVSAEMHSGFGEVRNHMPMNIRKVKPGAGATPGALADVARIDALWRECLAASGGPFLFGEFTVADAMYAPVVMRFNSYQPTLSPEAAAYAQRVSALPEVAEWVEAARRETHIVADDERDDE, encoded by the coding sequence ATGAAGCTCGTAATCGGAGACAAGAACTATTCGTCGTGGTCGATGCGCCCGTGGGTGCTGCTCAAGCACTTCGGCATTGCGTTCGAGGAAGTGCTGATCGAGCTCGACGAGCCGGGCACCAAGTCCTCGATCCTCGCGTTCTCGGCCTCGGGCAAGGTGCCGTGCCTCGTCTCCGACGACGGCTTTTCCGTGTGGGATTCGCTCGCGATTGCCGAGACGCTTGCCGAGCGTTTCCCGCAACTCGCGTTGTGGCCGCGTGACGCGAACGCACGGGCCCGCGCGCGCAGCGTAAGTGCGGAGATGCATTCGGGCTTCGGCGAAGTGCGCAACCACATGCCGATGAACATCCGCAAGGTCAAGCCCGGCGCCGGTGCAACGCCGGGCGCGCTCGCCGATGTTGCACGCATCGACGCGCTCTGGCGCGAGTGCCTGGCCGCGAGCGGCGGGCCGTTCCTGTTCGGCGAATTCACCGTTGCCGACGCGATGTACGCGCCGGTCGTCATGCGCTTCAATAGCTACCAGCCGACGCTCTCGCCCGAAGCGGCGGCGTACGCGCAGCGTGTGAGCGCATTGCCCGAGGTGGCCGAGTGGGTGGAAGCCGCGCGCCGCGAAACGCACATCGTCGCCGACGACGAACGCGACGACGAATGA
- a CDS encoding class I SAM-dependent methyltransferase, with protein sequence MNPKAHEPDSLPVPEPIALAQSEALAATLRAEIAAAGGWLPFDRYMERALYAPGLGYYSGGARKFGLFADDGSDFVTAPELSPLFAATLARAVGEALAASGTRRLMEFGAGTGRLAAGVMLALDAADVPFDSYAIVDLSGELRERQRETIARLAPPLLDRVTWLDALPAQFEGVVIGNEVLDAMPVRLFARKDAVWHERGVSVSAEGALAFADQPANSGRDANWPESALAVVDGSEDYVTETHEAALAFTRTVCAMLQRGAAFFIDYGFPRHEYYHAQRAQGTLMCHYRHRAHGDPFLYPGLQDITAHVEFTGIAEAGVEAGADLLGYATQARFLMNAGITEVLGEIDPRDPQRFLPAANAVQKLVSEAEMGELFKVIAFSRGIDETIAAFARGDRSHTL encoded by the coding sequence ATGAATCCGAAAGCTCACGAACCCGATAGTTTACCTGTTCCCGAGCCGATCGCGCTCGCGCAGTCCGAGGCGCTCGCGGCCACGCTGCGCGCTGAGATCGCGGCCGCGGGCGGGTGGCTCCCGTTCGACCGCTACATGGAACGCGCGCTGTACGCGCCGGGACTCGGTTACTACAGCGGCGGAGCGCGCAAGTTCGGCCTCTTCGCCGACGACGGCAGCGACTTCGTGACCGCACCCGAACTTTCACCGCTGTTTGCCGCGACGCTCGCGCGCGCCGTGGGCGAAGCGCTCGCCGCCAGCGGCACGCGCCGCCTGATGGAATTCGGTGCGGGCACTGGCCGCCTCGCGGCGGGCGTGATGCTCGCACTCGACGCGGCAGATGTGCCGTTCGACTCCTATGCAATCGTCGATCTGTCGGGCGAGTTGCGTGAGCGCCAGCGCGAAACCATTGCGCGGCTCGCGCCGCCGCTACTCGATCGCGTGACGTGGCTCGACGCGCTGCCTGCGCAGTTCGAAGGCGTCGTGATCGGCAACGAAGTGCTTGACGCGATGCCGGTGCGCCTCTTCGCGCGCAAGGACGCGGTGTGGCACGAGCGCGGCGTGAGCGTAAGCGCAGAAGGCGCCCTCGCCTTCGCCGATCAGCCCGCGAATTCGGGACGCGACGCCAACTGGCCCGAGAGCGCGCTCGCGGTTGTGGACGGCAGCGAAGACTACGTGACCGAAACGCATGAAGCCGCGCTCGCGTTCACGCGCACCGTTTGCGCGATGCTCCAGCGCGGCGCGGCGTTCTTCATCGACTATGGATTTCCGCGCCACGAGTACTACCATGCGCAGCGCGCGCAAGGCACGCTGATGTGCCACTACCGGCACCGTGCGCACGGCGACCCGTTCCTCTATCCCGGCTTGCAGGACATCACGGCGCACGTTGAATTCACGGGGATTGCCGAAGCGGGCGTCGAAGCAGGAGCGGATCTGCTTGGCTACGCCACGCAGGCGCGCTTTCTGATGAACGCGGGCATTACCGAAGTGCTTGGCGAAATCGATCCGCGCGACCCGCAGCGCTTCCTGCCCGCCGCGAACGCGGTGCAGAAACTCGTTTCCGAAGCGGAGATGGGCGAGTTGTTCAAGGTGATCGCGTTTTCGCGCGGCATCGACGAAACCATCGCGGCGTTCGCGCGCGGCGACCGCAGCCACACACTCTGA
- a CDS encoding SIR2 family NAD-dependent protein deacylase, whose translation MANVAQSRQPGHSGRLPRLFVFSGAGLSAESGISTFRTGDGIWSNASIDEVCNYLTWRRNRPAVFRFYNQRISECGDARPNAAHQLLVKWQDVWGTERVHLVTQNIDDMLEQAGARQVTHLHGDMISLLCTDCDYRFPASGRALDPQAACPSCGQVEGVKPGVVFFNEAAPEYETLWRIQRNMTPDDVFIAVGTAFEVIPPERLLPPERCGHYARNFLVDPAPRRAECFGVVEAKPATVGLLDLEPTIERMMTGG comes from the coding sequence GTGGCAAACGTGGCGCAATCCCGGCAACCGGGGCACTCCGGCAGACTACCCCGCCTGTTCGTGTTTTCCGGCGCGGGCCTCTCCGCGGAGAGCGGCATTTCAACGTTCCGCACCGGCGACGGCATCTGGTCCAACGCGAGCATCGACGAGGTCTGCAACTACCTCACGTGGCGCCGCAACCGGCCCGCGGTTTTCCGCTTCTACAATCAGCGCATCTCCGAATGCGGCGACGCGCGCCCGAACGCCGCCCACCAGCTGCTCGTGAAGTGGCAGGACGTCTGGGGCACCGAGCGCGTGCATCTCGTCACGCAGAACATCGACGACATGCTCGAGCAGGCCGGTGCGCGCCAGGTCACGCATCTGCACGGCGACATGATTTCGCTTCTGTGCACCGACTGCGACTATCGCTTCCCGGCCTCCGGCCGGGCACTCGATCCACAAGCCGCCTGTCCGTCGTGCGGTCAGGTGGAGGGCGTGAAGCCCGGTGTGGTGTTCTTCAACGAGGCGGCGCCCGAGTACGAGACGCTCTGGCGCATTCAGCGCAACATGACGCCTGACGATGTCTTCATCGCAGTAGGGACGGCGTTCGAGGTGATCCCGCCCGAGCGGCTTTTGCCACCGGAGCGTTGTGGGCATTACGCGCGCAATTTCCTCGTCGATCCGGCGCCGCGCCGCGCGGAATGCTTCGGCGTCGTAGAGGCCAAGCCCGCGACCGTCGGTTTGCTCGATCTCGAACCGACTATCGAGCGGATGATGACGGGCGGCTAG
- the glmU gene encoding bifunctional UDP-N-acetylglucosamine diphosphorylase/glucosamine-1-phosphate N-acetyltransferase GlmU: MNIVILAAGMGKRMHSALPKVLHPLAGKPLLSHVIDTARTLSPTRLVVVVGHGGEAVREAVGAPDVQFALQAQQLGTGHALAQALPLLDANVPTLVLYGDVPLTRTSTLRRLVDTAGDNGYGILTVTLDDPTGYGRIVRDAAGKVERIVEQKDANEAQRKIAEINTGIIVTPTAPLAGWLSALRNDNAQGEYYLTDVVEAAIAAGHPAVTAQPDDEWETLGVNSKQQLAELERVHQRTVAEALLVAGVTLADPARIDVRGSLTCGRDVFIDVNCVFEGEVTLADNVSVGPNCVIRSASIGAGTRVDAYTHIENAVVGANAVLGPYARLRPGAKLADDVHVGNFVEVKNANIGLGSKANHLSYVGDADVGAGVNIGAGTITCNYDGANKHRTIIEDNVFVGSDTQLVAPVRVGRGVTIAAGTTVWKDVPEATLVLNEKTQIAKTGYVRPVKKKN; this comes from the coding sequence ATGAACATCGTGATTCTCGCGGCAGGCATGGGCAAACGCATGCACTCCGCGCTGCCGAAAGTGCTCCATCCGCTCGCCGGCAAGCCGCTCCTCTCGCACGTCATCGATACTGCCCGCACGCTTTCGCCCACGCGGCTCGTCGTCGTGGTTGGCCATGGCGGCGAAGCCGTGCGCGAAGCCGTTGGCGCGCCCGACGTCCAGTTCGCGCTACAGGCGCAGCAACTCGGCACGGGCCACGCGCTCGCGCAAGCGCTGCCGCTGCTCGACGCGAACGTGCCCACGCTCGTGCTCTACGGCGACGTGCCGCTCACGCGTACGTCCACGCTCAGGCGTCTTGTCGACACCGCCGGCGATAACGGTTACGGCATCCTCACCGTCACGCTCGACGACCCGACCGGTTACGGCCGCATCGTGCGCGACGCGGCGGGCAAGGTCGAGCGCATCGTCGAGCAGAAGGACGCGAACGAAGCCCAGCGCAAGATCGCCGAGATCAACACCGGCATCATCGTGACGCCTACCGCGCCGCTCGCGGGCTGGCTTTCGGCGCTCAGGAACGACAACGCGCAGGGCGAGTATTACCTCACCGATGTCGTGGAAGCCGCGATCGCCGCCGGTCATCCGGCCGTGACCGCGCAGCCCGACGACGAATGGGAAACGCTCGGCGTGAACAGCAAGCAGCAGCTTGCCGAACTCGAACGCGTGCATCAGCGCACGGTGGCCGAGGCGCTACTCGTGGCGGGTGTCACGCTCGCGGACCCGGCGCGCATCGACGTGCGCGGCTCGCTCACGTGTGGGCGCGACGTGTTCATCGACGTGAACTGCGTGTTCGAAGGCGAGGTGACGCTGGCGGACAACGTGAGCGTGGGCCCGAACTGCGTGATCCGCAGCGCGTCGATCGGCGCGGGCACGCGCGTGGACGCTTACACGCACATCGAAAACGCGGTGGTTGGCGCGAACGCGGTGCTAGGTCCCTATGCGCGGCTGCGCCCCGGCGCGAAGCTCGCCGACGACGTGCACGTAGGCAACTTCGTCGAAGTGAAGAACGCGAACATCGGACTTGGCTCGAAGGCGAATCACCTGAGCTACGTAGGCGACGCCGACGTGGGCGCGGGCGTGAACATCGGCGCGGGCACCATTACCTGCAATTACGACGGCGCGAACAAGCACCGCACGATCATCGAGGACAACGTGTTCGTGGGTTCGGATACCCAGCTCGTCGCTCCCGTGCGCGTGGGTCGCGGCGTGACCATCGCAGCGGGCACGACGGTGTGGAAGGACGTGCCCGAAGCCACGCTCGTACTCAACGAGAAAACGCAGATCGCGAAAACCGGCTACGTTCGCCCGGTCAAGAAAAAGAACTGA
- a CDS encoding multifunctional CCA addition/repair protein: MKIYVVGGAIRDEMLGLPVRDRDYVVVGATPEQMAAQGYRPVGKDFPVFLHPETHEEYALARTERKTAAGYHGFQFFYAPDVTLEEDLARRDLTINAMAQEVQPGGMLTGDVVDPFGGARDLEARVFRHVSDAFLEDPVRILRIARFAARFADFTVAPETLELMREMVASGEVDALVPERVWQEIARGLMEAKPSRMFAVLRDCGALARVLPELDALWGVPQRADYHPEIDTGVHVMMVIDHAAAQGYTLPVRFAALMHDLGKGTTPEDVLPRHIGHEGRSVDLLKPLCDRLRVPNDCRELAVLVAREHGNVHRVMDMGAAALVRMLERCDALRKPARFAEALQSCESDLRGRLNWENAPYPQAERLRVALVAARGVDAGAIARSIERGGAEKIKEAVHEARVAAVEGALTTARAS, encoded by the coding sequence ATGAAGATCTACGTTGTAGGCGGCGCGATCCGCGACGAGATGCTCGGGCTGCCCGTGCGCGACCGCGACTATGTCGTGGTCGGTGCGACGCCCGAGCAGATGGCCGCGCAGGGTTATCGTCCGGTGGGCAAGGACTTTCCGGTCTTTCTGCATCCCGAAACGCATGAGGAGTACGCGCTCGCGCGCACCGAGCGCAAGACGGCGGCGGGCTATCACGGCTTCCAGTTCTTCTACGCGCCCGACGTGACGCTCGAGGAAGACCTCGCGCGGCGCGACCTCACGATCAACGCAATGGCGCAGGAAGTGCAGCCTGGCGGCATGCTGACGGGCGATGTCGTCGATCCGTTCGGCGGCGCGCGCGATCTCGAAGCCCGCGTGTTTCGCCACGTGAGCGACGCGTTTCTCGAAGACCCCGTGCGCATTCTTCGTATCGCGCGCTTTGCCGCGCGTTTCGCCGATTTCACCGTCGCGCCCGAGACGCTCGAACTCATGCGCGAAATGGTCGCTTCGGGCGAAGTCGATGCGCTCGTGCCGGAACGCGTGTGGCAGGAAATCGCCCGCGGTCTCATGGAGGCGAAGCCCTCGCGCATGTTCGCAGTGCTGCGCGATTGCGGCGCGCTTGCGCGCGTGCTGCCCGAGCTCGACGCGCTATGGGGCGTGCCGCAGCGCGCCGACTATCACCCGGAAATCGATACGGGTGTGCACGTGATGATGGTGATCGACCATGCGGCCGCGCAGGGTTACACGCTGCCGGTGCGCTTCGCTGCGCTGATGCACGATCTCGGCAAAGGCACGACGCCCGAAGACGTGCTGCCGCGTCACATTGGCCACGAAGGGCGCAGCGTCGATCTGCTCAAGCCGCTTTGCGACCGTCTGCGCGTGCCGAACGATTGCCGCGAACTCGCGGTGCTGGTCGCGCGCGAGCATGGCAATGTGCATCGCGTGATGGACATGGGAGCGGCGGCGCTCGTGCGCATGCTCGAGCGTTGCGACGCGCTGCGCAAACCGGCGCGTTTTGCCGAGGCGCTGCAGTCCTGCGAGTCGGATTTGCGCGGGCGGCTGAACTGGGAGAACGCGCCTTATCCGCAGGCCGAACGCTTGCGCGTGGCGCTCGTGGCCGCGCGCGGCGTGGATGCGGGGGCGATTGCGCGCTCGATCGAGCGTGGCGGTGCCGAGAAGATCAAGGAAGCGGTGCACGAGGCACGCGTGGCGGCGGTGGAGGGCGCGCTCACTACGGCTCGAGCGAGTTGA
- a CDS encoding SDR family oxidoreductase: MSASGEGSRPDSDAQAPVVLVTGGARRIGRELSLGFAARGWDVAVHYGESREAADEVVAQIAALGRRAVALHADLGNEAQVARLVPDCAAALGRPACVLNNASRFDEDTARDVGYTKLLQLMAINVGAPLVLARMLYEATPEAAVEDETLRTCVINVLDQKLYNMNPDYLSYTLTKAALQNATVALAQALAPKVRVVGLAPGLTLQSGDQTPESFAAAHQVTPLKRASRPADLVEAALYLARASGVTGTTLVVDGGQHLVPLPRDVMFLTGG, translated from the coding sequence ATGAGCGCATCCGGCGAAGGATCGCGCCCCGATTCCGACGCCCAGGCGCCCGTCGTGCTGGTGACGGGCGGAGCACGCCGCATTGGCCGCGAGCTGTCGCTCGGCTTTGCGGCGCGCGGCTGGGACGTCGCGGTGCATTACGGCGAGTCGCGCGAGGCCGCCGACGAAGTCGTCGCGCAAATCGCGGCGCTGGGTCGCAGGGCCGTGGCGCTGCACGCCGACCTCGGCAACGAAGCCCAGGTGGCGCGGCTCGTGCCGGACTGCGCCGCGGCGCTCGGCCGCCCTGCGTGCGTGCTCAACAATGCGTCGCGCTTCGACGAGGACACCGCGCGGGATGTGGGCTACACGAAGCTGCTGCAGCTCATGGCGATCAACGTGGGCGCGCCGCTCGTATTGGCGCGCATGCTGTACGAGGCAACGCCCGAGGCAGCGGTGGAGGACGAGACGCTGCGCACGTGTGTGATCAACGTGCTCGACCAAAAGCTGTACAACATGAATCCCGACTATCTGTCGTACACGCTGACGAAGGCCGCGTTGCAGAACGCCACCGTCGCGCTCGCTCAGGCGCTCGCGCCGAAGGTGCGCGTGGTGGGGCTCGCGCCCGGCCTCACGCTGCAGTCGGGCGACCAGACGCCGGAGAGCTTCGCGGCCGCGCACCAGGTCACGCCGCTCAAGCGCGCGTCGCGGCCCGCGGATCTCGTGGAAGCTGCGCTGTATCTCGCGCGGGCTTCGGGCGTCACGGGCACGACGCTCGTCGTGGACGGCGGCCAGCACCTCGTGCCGCTGCCGCGCGACGTGATGTTTTTGACGGGCGGCTAA
- the ttcA gene encoding tRNA 2-thiocytidine(32) synthetase TtcA translates to MNAPETLPVGEDAATEETGRQVLTRREQKEAYENNKLFKRIVRQVGQAIGDYNMIENGDKVMVCLSGGKDSYAMLDVLLRLRERAPIDFDIVAVNLDQKQPGFPEHVLPEYLDKVGVPYHIENQDTYSIVKRLVPEGKTTCSLCSRLRRGILYRVAGELGATKIALGHHRDDILQTLLLNLFYGGKLKGMPPKLQSDDGKNVVIRPLAYVKETDLEKYAVLREFPIIPCNLCGSQPNLKRAEMKALIREWDKRFPGRVENMFNALGNVVPSHLMDANLFNFADLRATGVADPAGDIAFDEEPCSTDPAPAEGTAIKFTPFDDI, encoded by the coding sequence ATGAACGCCCCCGAAACGCTCCCCGTCGGCGAGGACGCCGCGACCGAAGAGACGGGCCGCCAGGTGCTCACGCGCCGCGAACAGAAGGAAGCCTACGAAAACAACAAGCTGTTCAAGCGCATCGTGCGTCAGGTCGGCCAGGCGATCGGCGACTACAACATGATCGAGAACGGCGACAAGGTCATGGTCTGCCTGTCGGGCGGCAAGGACAGCTACGCGATGCTCGACGTGCTGCTGCGCCTGCGTGAGCGCGCGCCGATCGACTTCGACATCGTCGCGGTGAACCTCGACCAGAAGCAGCCGGGCTTTCCGGAGCATGTGCTGCCCGAGTACCTCGACAAGGTGGGCGTGCCGTACCACATCGAGAACCAGGACACGTACAGCATCGTCAAGCGTCTCGTGCCCGAGGGCAAGACGACGTGCTCGCTGTGCTCGCGCCTGCGCCGGGGCATTCTGTACCGCGTGGCGGGCGAACTCGGCGCGACCAAGATCGCGCTCGGCCATCATCGCGACGACATTCTGCAGACGCTGCTGCTGAACCTGTTCTATGGCGGCAAGCTGAAGGGCATGCCGCCCAAGCTGCAGTCGGACGACGGCAAGAACGTCGTGATCCGGCCGCTCGCGTACGTGAAGGAAACCGATCTCGAGAAGTACGCCGTGCTGCGCGAATTCCCGATCATTCCGTGCAACCTGTGCGGCAGCCAGCCGAACCTGAAGCGCGCGGAGATGAAGGCGCTGATCCGCGAGTGGGACAAGCGTTTCCCGGGCCGCGTGGAGAACATGTTCAACGCGCTCGGCAACGTCGTACCCTCGCACCTCATGGACGCGAACCTGTTCAACTTCGCGGACCTGCGCGCGACGGGCGTGGCCGATCCGGCCGGCGATATTGCGTTCGACGAGGAGCCGTGCTCCACCGACCCGGCGCCCGCGGAAGGCACTGCGATCAAGTTCACGCCGTTCGACGATATCTGA
- a CDS encoding dihydroneopterin aldolase: MSTVLLHPRLADCRRLFLRDYEVHINIGVHDFEKRGEQRVVINVDLFVPLASTTPHEDKLREVVDYDFMRSTVAERVGRGHIHLQETLCDDLAAALLSHELVRAVRVSTEKPDVYPDCDAVGVEVFRIKED, from the coding sequence ATGTCCACCGTTTTGCTTCACCCGCGGCTCGCCGATTGCCGCCGGCTTTTTCTGCGCGACTACGAAGTGCACATCAACATTGGCGTGCATGACTTCGAGAAGCGCGGCGAACAGCGCGTCGTCATCAATGTCGATCTGTTCGTGCCGCTCGCTTCGACCACGCCGCATGAGGACAAGCTGCGCGAAGTCGTCGATTACGACTTCATGCGCTCGACCGTTGCCGAACGTGTGGGCCGTGGCCATATCCATCTGCAGGAGACGCTCTGCGACGATCTCGCAGCGGCGCTGCTCTCGCACGAACTCGTGCGCGCGGTGCGCGTCTCGACGGAGAAGCCCGACGTTTATCCTGACTGCGACGCGGTGGGCGTCGAGGTCTTTCGCATCAAAGAGGACTGA
- the glmS gene encoding glutamine--fructose-6-phosphate transaminase (isomerizing): MCGIVGAVAQRNIVPVLIEGLRRLEYRGYDSCGVAVVTADGPQRVRSVARVAELDEQVREAHFEGVTGIAHTRWATHGAPTVNNAHPIFSRDTLAIVHNGIIENYESLREMLRAKGYEFVSQTDTEVIAHLIHSLYQGDLFTAVRAAVQQLAGAYAIGVVHKSQPHTVVGARAGSPLVVGYGKDENFIASDGLAIAGSAEHISYLEEGDVCEITLEGVRIADRAGSIVTREVRDVQAYGAYGGAVDLGPYRHYMQKEIFEQPRAISDTIPATDTFTPELFGDNAPEVFKGIDSILILACGTSYYAGLTAKYWLESVAKIRTDVEIASEYRYRESVPNPRALVVTISQSGETADTLAALKHAQSLGMAHTLAVCNVATSAMVRLTELKFLTHAGREIGVASTKAFTTQLVGLFILAVTLGKLRGHVNVEQEAAYLKLLRHLPAALNGVLALEPQIIAWAEEFARKENALFLGRGLHYPIALEGALKLKEISYIHAEAYPAGELKHGPLALVTEAMPVVTVAPNDALLEKLKSNMQEVRARGGQLYVFADADTHITSEDGIHVIRMPEHYGLLSPILHVVPLQLLAYHTACVRGTDVDKPRNLAKSVTVE, translated from the coding sequence ATGTGCGGCATCGTCGGCGCGGTTGCGCAACGTAACATCGTTCCCGTCCTGATCGAAGGACTGCGGCGCCTCGAATATCGCGGCTACGACTCGTGCGGCGTGGCCGTCGTGACGGCCGACGGCCCGCAGCGCGTGCGCAGCGTCGCTCGCGTGGCCGAACTCGACGAGCAGGTCCGCGAGGCTCACTTCGAAGGCGTGACCGGCATCGCGCATACGCGGTGGGCTACGCACGGCGCGCCCACGGTGAACAACGCGCACCCGATCTTCTCGCGCGACACACTCGCGATCGTGCACAACGGCATCATCGAGAACTACGAGTCGCTGCGCGAGATGCTGCGCGCAAAGGGCTACGAGTTCGTTTCGCAGACCGATACCGAGGTCATCGCCCACTTGATCCACAGCCTCTATCAAGGCGACCTGTTCACCGCCGTGCGTGCGGCCGTGCAGCAGCTCGCGGGCGCGTATGCGATCGGCGTGGTGCACAAGAGCCAGCCGCATACGGTGGTCGGCGCGCGCGCCGGTTCGCCGCTCGTGGTCGGCTATGGCAAGGATGAAAACTTCATCGCGTCGGACGGCCTTGCCATTGCGGGCAGCGCGGAGCACATCAGTTATCTGGAAGAAGGTGATGTGTGCGAGATCACGCTTGAGGGTGTGCGCATTGCCGATCGCGCGGGCAGCATCGTGACGCGCGAAGTGCGCGACGTGCAGGCCTATGGCGCATACGGCGGCGCGGTCGATCTCGGCCCGTACCGCCACTACATGCAGAAGGAAATCTTCGAACAGCCGCGCGCGATCTCCGACACGATTCCCGCCACCGACACGTTCACGCCCGAGCTATTCGGCGACAACGCGCCCGAGGTGTTCAAGGGTATCGACAGCATCCTGATCCTCGCGTGCGGCACGAGCTATTACGCGGGCCTCACGGCGAAGTACTGGCTCGAGTCGGTGGCGAAGATCCGCACCGATGTCGAGATCGCGAGCGAATACCGCTATCGCGAGTCGGTGCCCAATCCGCGCGCGCTCGTCGTGACGATCTCGCAGTCGGGCGAAACCGCCGACACGCTCGCCGCGCTCAAGCACGCGCAGTCGCTCGGCATGGCGCACACGCTTGCGGTGTGCAACGTGGCGACGAGCGCGATGGTGCGCCTCACCGAACTCAAGTTCCTCACGCACGCGGGGCGCGAGATTGGCGTGGCGTCGACGAAGGCGTTCACCACGCAGCTCGTTGGCCTCTTCATTCTCGCGGTCACGCTCGGCAAGCTGCGCGGTCACGTGAATGTGGAGCAGGAAGCGGCGTATCTGAAACTGCTGCGTCACCTGCCGGCCGCGCTCAACGGCGTGCTCGCGCTGGAGCCGCAGATCATCGCGTGGGCGGAAGAGTTCGCGCGCAAGGAAAACGCGCTTTTCCTCGGGCGCGGGCTGCATTACCCGATCGCGCTCGAAGGCGCGCTCAAGCTCAAGGAAATCTCGTACATCCACGCCGAGGCGTATCCGGCCGGCGAACTCAAGCACGGACCGCTCGCGCTCGTGACCGAGGCGATGCCCGTGGTGACGGTGGCGCCCAACGACGCGCTGCTCGAAAAGCTCAAGTCGAACATGCAGGAAGTGCGCGCGCGCGGCGGCCAGCTTTACGTGTTCGCCGATGCCGATACGCACATCACGAGCGAAGACGGCATCCACGTGATTCGCATGCCGGAGCACTACGGGCTGCTTTCGCCGATCCTGCACGTCGTGCCGCTGCAACTGCTCGCATATCACACGGCGTGCGTGCGCGGCACCGATGTGGACAAGCCGCGCAATCTCGCGAAGTCGGTGACGGTGGAGTGA